The region cagcagcagctcccgctgctcctccagctgcttgaGCCGCTTCAGCATATTGTAGTCGATGCCGTGCTGGAGCGTGTGTCTGCGGGACTCGCGCCGCTTGCTGCTCGACTTCTTCGGTGGCAGGGCCAGGTTCCAGTCTGTGGCCGAGGCCGAGGTGGAGGATGATCCACCATCCGCGGATCCGCGATGCTCGAATTGTTCGCGGGCGGTCTTTAGCGTTAGCGACTTATGCTTGACTGTACCCGCGTTCGCATCTCGCTCGCTGTGCATAAGATTCAGCTGCCAATTCTGGAGGGCGTGGCGAATGTCCGCCTTGCCCAAAGCCGGAGGAGATGTGGCCACGGTTGCTGCCTGACGCGGAGGCTTGGGCGGTGGTGCTGGCGATCCGTACTCCAGATCAGCGCCCAGGCTTTGGGGCTGTGATCGAGGCCGAATCTTTGCTTCGCTCATCTGTTGCTGATTGCGCAGCAGGCATAGCTTCAGGCCGGCACAGAAACGTTCGAAGGAGAGAAGGCCACAGCTGGGTGTGACCCGGCGCAGAGAGTCCAGGACCCCGCGCGGCAGTCCCTTCGACCCATCGTCCTGCCAACCCTTTTCGATGTCCACATACCTCACGTAGCCGCTCTGCTTGTCGTCCAGGATATCGAAGAGCTTCTTCATGGACAGCACGAATTGCTTGGGCAGTGCATCCATGTCCAGGGACTGTCCTTGGCTGGGACTGTTTCTATTTAGAGCATCGCTGGTGTTGAGGGCCAGCATGCTGGTGCTGGTTTTCTGCCGCAGCATCTTCCTCTGAAAGAGAGACCCAAAATGGAAAGTGTGTACTCGGATTATGGATGGTCCCACGCAGTGGACTCAATGCATAACTTGAATATTCATGTGAGCCCATTTGGATCTTTCATGATTCAGTCAACGAACGGAGTCTAAGACTTAGACAGAGGTGGAGATGTTGATGGAATGTATGATGGGAAAACCAAAGAGAATTGCCTAACCCATGGCTCACATCATCTTCCAAAAGGAAAGACTCACGCCCTGAACTTTTGTATACCGTTGCTAAAGGCACTAGTGTTTCTTGACGGACTTATAGGGCACACAAGGAAGGTTATTCGCCTTTCAAAAGTTTGCACTGTAAAATCATAAAACTGTCACAGTACCATTCTGCAATGGTATCTAAAGCTACGGCCTCCTTTTCCTGCtttgtttcatattttttcCCATTGTATGGGattgtttataaacaaaaacttCACTCAGAATCCAAATGCTTTTGCGAACATCTTGTAACTTTTCTTCCAGACTTGACACAAGTTTCCACCTACAAATTGGATTTAAATTTCCCCCAAGCCCAGGCTCTTAAGAAACCAATACTTTTCGGCATTATTCTACGAGTACTTACCTTAAGCTATGCGGAAATGTATCCACCAATTCAGAGTGTGATTCTGTGTGGCAGCCTTTTGAGGCCGTTCGTCAAGGCTTTGCACAAGTTTTGCACCTATTTTCGAGTGGCGGCAGTGGTGGCTCCAATGTGTATGTAATGCACTTCCAGTGCGGCGTCGCGTCGCTTCAGTTCGGTCCAGCTCCCGGCCAAAACACCCAAACCCAACCGACTGGTTGTGCTGTTGACTGCACACTCGACTATGGGTCTCGAGACTGTGGCGGGCACGCATGCTCAACTGGTTGACTGGCGGCGGGACTGGTTtcgtttctgttgttgcttttttcggtggatctttcaaacacaacacacacacagatactcacgAAGAGCATAAGGAGGCACAggcacccatacacacacacaaacagagcaCACTACCATCGAAGCGGTTTGGCCTAGCCTAAATCCCCGCAAGCGAATCGGCGAGCAGAGAAGAGCGAGAGATAGAGGTGGGGGGGCATTTTagaagaaatatatttatttattagtaGAAATTCAATGCGCCTGGCTTAATCAGTCAAAGAGGGAGCTAATCGCCTAAGTTAAAAttgtatctggtatctgtCACGAACTGCAGACTCTACGCAATCCAAGCCGATGGATCCTTCGCCTGGATCACTAGAATGAGCACTTCATCTCGATCCTTCTCTCTTAGCTGCTAAAGAGTATACTTATGCTAAGGATCTAAAGATCTCATGGAGCTCTCACAAATCGGCCACTGACTTCCGGCGCACGTATTTGGCAAAGTAGTCCGGACGCCAGCACTTGCAGGAGCCGGGGATCAAGAACCAGTCGTAGTAGAGACGCACCTGGAAGCAGCCCAGCTCATCGTGCCCATCGCAGTGGGCATCCGCTGGCGCCACGCCCGCTCCGGCTCCATTCGGACCCGTGGAGGAGGTGCCATCGGAGGCGGTGGCCACACCGGCACGCTTCTGCAGGTACTGCTGATAGGCCTGGAAGTCCTGCACCGAGGGCGCCTGGGTGGTCGTTGAGCTGGTGGGCACGGTGTCCTCCGCATTCGGGTAGAAGATCTCTGCAACCAGCAGGCTAACCCAGCGGGGCGAGGAGAGACATCCACCGTCGAGATAGTGGCACCTGGCCTGGATGCAGCGCGTCACCTCCACCGTCTGGGTGAA is a window of Drosophila pseudoobscura strain MV-25-SWS-2005 chromosome 3, UCI_Dpse_MV25, whole genome shotgun sequence DNA encoding:
- the LOC4804706 gene encoding suppressor APC domain-containing protein 2; the encoded protein is MLRQKTSTSMLALNTSDALNRNSPSQGQSLDMDALPKQFVLSMKKLFDILDDKQSGYVRYVDIEKGWQDDGSKGLPRGVLDSLRRVTPSCGLLSFERFCAGLKLCLLRNQQQMSEAKIRPRSQPQSLGADLEYGSPAPPPKPPRQAATVATSPPALGKADIRHALQNWQLNLMHSERDANAGTVKHKSLTLKTAREQFEHRGSADGGSSSTSASATDWNLALPPKKSSSKRRESRRHTLQHGIDYNMLKRLKQLEEQRELLLFGLDGVEKARDWYMQQVLNVQEQIKYFGRLGTRFDQWSELQQERLNFQRARVLEANRSLAILADTWEHGGYPLHINLAMPSKLSDLLERGNLYDQQQQHPHQLQQLHNMRAMSNFVLSQPSPESQSSAGLGDADVVY